From Bdellovibrionales bacterium:
GATTCCCTTAGCCGCTCAGTGGTTGATTGAAAGTAAAAAGTGCGATGCGGTCATTACCTTAGGGGCCGTGATTCGCGGCGAGACATCTCATTTCGACTATGTTTGTAACTCTGTGGAGCGCGGCTGTACCGAGTTACAATTAAAGTTTAACATCCCGGTGGTCTTTGGTGTTCTCACGACGGAGAATGGCCCGCAGGCCTTAGCTCGCGCTGGCGGAGCCAAAGGGAATAAGGGCAAGGAATGTGCTCAAGTTGCTCTGGAGATGCTCGCTCTTTCCAGAGAGCTTAAGAGATAATCCAGTGCTCTCACGAGAACTCCCGAAACCCGAAAAACGAAAGCGCAA
This genomic window contains:
- the ribH gene encoding 6,7-dimethyl-8-ribityllumazine synthase produces the protein MIKGQIETIKKHSDEYVVGVVTSRFNEVVTSKLREGALQELNDVGVTYFDVSVPGAVEIPLAAQWLIESKKCDAVITLGAVIRGETSHFDYVCNSVERGCTELQLKFNIPVVFGVLTTENGPQALARAGGAKGNKGKECAQVALEMLALSRELKR